From a region of the Betaproteobacteria bacterium genome:
- a CDS encoding DUF1624 domain-containing protein → MGAAANNRLISLDAFRGFTIAGMVLVNNPGDWGHLYSQLAHAKWNGWTFTDWIFPFFLFICGVSMTLSLSRRAETGENKAQLLRQLFKRATLIFLIGCVLNLIPNFNFSTVRIPGVLQRIALCTMLAAPIVLYFNWRQQCLWIAALFAIYTGLMLIVPVADVDGRIAAGVLEPGRDFGAYVDRLLLDGHLWVQSRTWDPEGLVSTLPALCTQLFGVLTGRWLLSACSKAEKTVWMMIAGLASLWVGAIIDATFMPINKSLWTVSFSIFMTGWGLLMFAVFYWLIDGNESPTIRAQSQRWLQPFTIYGMNALFIFAFSGFVAKMLGYIKFAQDGGGMISLKGALYAPLQSLPISAVNASLTFAILFNLAMLLVAWFMWKKKWFVKV, encoded by the coding sequence ATGGGCGCTGCGGCAAACAATCGCCTGATTTCGCTCGACGCGTTTCGCGGCTTCACCATCGCGGGCATGGTGCTGGTCAACAATCCGGGCGATTGGGGACACCTGTATTCACAACTGGCACATGCGAAGTGGAATGGCTGGACCTTCACCGACTGGATATTTCCGTTCTTCCTGTTCATCTGTGGCGTGTCGATGACGCTCTCTTTGAGTCGTCGTGCGGAGACGGGAGAAAACAAGGCTCAATTGCTGCGGCAGTTATTCAAACGCGCGACGCTGATTTTTCTCATCGGCTGCGTGCTCAACCTGATACCGAATTTCAATTTTTCGACAGTTCGCATCCCGGGTGTACTGCAGCGTATTGCGTTGTGTACGATGCTGGCAGCGCCCATCGTGCTGTATTTCAACTGGCGGCAGCAGTGCCTGTGGATCGCGGCGCTGTTCGCTATCTACACAGGGTTGATGTTGATTGTGCCGGTGGCAGATGTTGACGGCCGCATTGCCGCTGGCGTGCTGGAACCGGGGCGCGACTTCGGAGCATACGTAGATCGACTATTGCTCGATGGGCACCTGTGGGTGCAATCGAGAACCTGGGATCCAGAAGGTTTGGTAAGCACGTTGCCGGCGCTTTGCACACAATTGTTCGGCGTGCTGACCGGACGCTGGTTATTGTCTGCATGCTCCAAGGCAGAAAAAACGGTGTGGATGATGATTGCAGGTCTCGCAAGCCTTTGGGTCGGCGCGATCATCGACGCGACATTCATGCCGATCAACAAGAGCCTGTGGACAGTTTCATTTTCAATTTTCATGACGGGCTGGGGATTGCTCATGTTCGCCGTGTTCTACTGGCTCATCGATGGCAACGAATCGCCAACCATTCGCGCGCAATCACAACGCTGGTTGCAGCCCTTTACCATCTATGGCATGAACGCCTTGTTCATCTTTGCGTTTTCCGGTTTCGTCGCGAAAATGCTCGGTTACATCAAATTCGCGCAGGATGGTGGAGGCATGATTTCGCTGAAAGGCGCGTTGTATGCGCCATTGCAGTCATTGCCGATTTCAGCGGTGAATGCTTCGCTGACGTTTGCGATACTGTTCAATCTCGCGATGCTTCTGGTCGCTTGGTTTATGTGGAAGAAAAAATGGTTTGTGAAAGTATAA
- a CDS encoding MFS transporter, whose amino-acid sequence MSRVALPSEKEATPKPIDAARSAWWWIPSLYFGQGIPYVVVMSLSVIMYKNLNISNTDIALYTSWLYLPWVIKPLWSPFVDLFRTKRFWIVLLQLVIGGSLALVALTLPMPHFFQITLAVFWLMAFSSATHDIAADGFYMLALEQHQQAAFVGVRSTFYRIAMIAGQGGLVFLAGKLGEQTGNVTLAWSIVFFILAAMFFALFVYHRFMLPVPTGDQPTAEGENVLDGFVSTFASFFRRKDIWVVLAFLLLFRFGEAQALKLVAPFLLDPASKGGLGLSTSDVGLVYGTIGVIALTLGGLLGGYAISRHGLKRWLWPMLLSVHLPNIAFVYLAFAMPGNIFLIATAIAVEQFGYGFGFAAYLLFMIMVASNGGEGKHKTAHYAICTGFMALGMMLPGMASGWLQAQLGYQHFFIWVCIATLPSLVAAAFVRIDPQFGKKAAD is encoded by the coding sequence ATGAGTCGTGTTGCACTGCCTTCAGAGAAGGAGGCCACTCCCAAACCTATCGACGCGGCAAGAAGTGCATGGTGGTGGATTCCGTCGCTGTATTTCGGCCAGGGCATTCCCTATGTCGTCGTGATGTCGCTGTCGGTCATCATGTACAAGAACCTCAACATCTCCAACACCGACATCGCGCTTTATACGAGCTGGCTTTATCTGCCATGGGTGATCAAGCCGTTGTGGTCACCGTTTGTCGACTTGTTCCGCACCAAGCGTTTCTGGATTGTGCTGCTGCAATTGGTGATCGGTGGTTCGCTGGCGCTGGTCGCGCTGACGTTGCCGATGCCGCATTTTTTCCAGATCACGCTGGCGGTGTTCTGGCTGATGGCATTCAGTTCGGCCACGCACGATATCGCGGCGGATGGTTTCTACATGCTCGCACTGGAGCAGCATCAGCAGGCCGCATTTGTCGGCGTACGCAGCACTTTTTATCGCATTGCCATGATTGCGGGGCAAGGCGGCCTGGTATTCCTGGCGGGAAAACTCGGCGAACAGACCGGCAATGTCACGCTGGCGTGGTCGATTGTATTCTTCATCCTGGCGGCGATGTTCTTCGCGCTGTTCGTCTATCACCGGTTCATGTTGCCGGTTCCGACGGGTGACCAGCCCACGGCAGAAGGTGAAAACGTCCTCGACGGTTTTGTGTCGACTTTCGCTTCCTTCTTCAGGCGAAAGGATATCTGGGTTGTTCTCGCGTTTCTGTTGCTGTTCCGTTTCGGGGAAGCGCAGGCGCTGAAACTGGTTGCGCCATTTTTGCTTGATCCCGCGAGCAAGGGCGGACTCGGGCTCTCCACGTCTGATGTCGGTTTGGTATATGGGACGATCGGCGTGATCGCCCTCACTCTCGGCGGATTGCTCGGCGGCTATGCTATTTCACGCCACGGCTTGAAGCGCTGGTTGTGGCCAATGTTGCTGTCCGTGCATCTGCCGAACATTGCGTTTGTGTATCTTGCGTTTGCGATGCCCGGCAATATCTTTCTCATCGCAACCGCGATTGCCGTGGAGCAATTTGGTTACGGCTTCGGATTCGCCGCGTATCTGCTGTTCATGATCATGGTCGCCAGCAACGGGGGCGAAGGCAAGCACAAGACCGCGCATTACGCGATCTGCACCGGTTTCATGGCGCTGGGCATGATGCTGCCGGGCATGGCCAGCGGCTGGTTGCAAGCGCAGCTGGGTTATCAACACTTCTTTATCTGGGTGTGCATTGCCACCCTGCCCTCGTTGGTGGCCGCCGCTTTCGTCAGGATCGATCCGCAATTTGGCAAGAAGGCGGCCGACTGA
- a CDS encoding N-acetylmuramic acid 6-phosphate etherase, whose protein sequence is MLKTETPSLEHTRLDEYEVIDLVNAFADDQVTAVNAVRAAAPEIAVAVAAAVPRLDAGGRLVYVGAGTSGRLGLLDSVELYPTFSWPRERAVALLAGGRDAVYQAIEGAEDKLEQGATDIIAAGVNTRDVVLLLAAAGTTPYVLGALRAAREAGALTIGIANNPGAPLVLQAEIGITLDTGAELISGSTRLKAGTAQKITLNTFSSAVMVRLNKIYGNLMVDLKPTNAKLTKRAIRLTALATGADDANAQAMLESCDYQVKVAIVALLKKISVANAMKELADAKGSVRAALDGSTA, encoded by the coding sequence ATGCTTAAAACTGAAACGCCTAGTCTGGAACATACGCGGCTTGATGAGTACGAGGTGATTGACCTCGTCAATGCCTTTGCTGACGATCAGGTGACCGCCGTCAATGCCGTGCGTGCCGCCGCGCCTGAGATTGCCGTGGCAGTTGCCGCCGCTGTGCCTCGTCTTGACGCCGGCGGGCGGCTTGTCTATGTTGGTGCCGGTACATCTGGTCGGTTGGGCTTGCTGGATAGCGTAGAGCTATACCCAACATTCTCGTGGCCACGAGAACGCGCGGTGGCGCTATTGGCGGGCGGCAGGGACGCGGTCTATCAAGCCATAGAAGGCGCAGAAGACAAACTCGAACAGGGTGCAACAGATATCATCGCTGCGGGAGTTAATACTCGCGATGTAGTGCTGCTGCTTGCCGCCGCCGGTACTACGCCCTATGTGCTGGGTGCATTGCGTGCTGCGCGTGAGGCCGGTGCGCTAACCATCGGTATCGCCAACAATCCGGGCGCACCGCTGGTGTTGCAGGCAGAGATCGGTATCACACTCGACACCGGTGCTGAACTCATTTCGGGCAGCACGCGCCTCAAGGCGGGGACGGCGCAGAAGATTACTCTGAACACGTTTTCCAGCGCGGTGATGGTGCGCTTGAACAAGATCTACGGCAACTTGATGGTCGACCTGAAACCGACTAACGCGAAGCTGACGAAGCGTGCGATTCGCCTGACGGCGCTGGCGACCGGCGCCGACGACGCGAACGCGCAGGCCATGTTGGAGTCATGCGACTATCAGGTCAAGGTGGCTATTGTGGCACTCCTGAAAAAAATCAGCGTTGCGAATGCCATGAAAGAATTGGCCGATGCCAAAGGCAGTGTGCGTGCGGCACTTGACGGATCCACTGCATGA
- a CDS encoding ABC transporter substrate-binding protein has translation MSPTPWLATSWKVVSPTKRVITLRKGVKFHDGSTMTADDVVFSFERAAKSNQFKTYSIPAGVAKKIDDYTVEFTTATPNPVGLISIGEIPIMSKKWAEKNNALLPQDFTTKEVTYASRNAMGTGPYKLVSYEPGIKIVHTRNPDWWGIKEGRSESNIDTIEYRPITSDATRMAALKSGEIDFIPDPSVQDVNLLREDKALKVWDGDETRVITIALDQARDELLFSDVKGKNPFKDKRVRMALYQGIDINAIKTQVMRGLSTPTALGNPNPKGEGIPASLDKRFPFDPEASKKLLAEAGYPNGFGFTLHCPNDRYTNDEKICVALAGMWARIGVNVKVEAMPKAQYFQRTPKKKVSACMQGWGDNNRDGMFTLKPLYHSLNDKGAGDTNYGNFKNAALDELIDKADVEMDLAKRQTMINQAVELIRDEVLVIPLHRQVIPWVSRANVSLVHRSDNKFAPLWVKVQ, from the coding sequence ATGTCGCCAACACCGTGGTTGGCAACTTCCTGGAAAGTGGTCAGCCCGACCAAGCGCGTCATCACCCTGCGTAAGGGAGTGAAATTTCACGATGGCTCCACCATGACTGCAGACGATGTGGTTTTTTCCTTCGAGCGCGCGGCAAAGTCAAACCAGTTCAAGACCTATTCGATTCCGGCAGGCGTCGCCAAAAAGATCGATGACTACACGGTCGAATTCACCACCGCGACCCCAAATCCAGTCGGCCTTATTTCCATCGGTGAAATCCCGATCATGAGCAAGAAGTGGGCAGAGAAAAACAACGCGCTGCTTCCGCAGGATTTCACGACGAAAGAAGTCACGTACGCGTCGCGCAATGCCATGGGTACCGGACCGTACAAACTGGTCTCGTATGAACCGGGCATAAAGATCGTGCACACCAGGAATCCAGATTGGTGGGGCATCAAGGAAGGGCGCTCGGAGAGCAATATTGACACCATTGAGTACCGCCCCATCACCAGCGACGCGACGCGAATGGCTGCTCTTAAGTCTGGCGAAATCGACTTCATTCCCGATCCGTCGGTCCAGGATGTGAATTTGCTTCGCGAGGACAAGGCACTGAAAGTCTGGGATGGCGATGAGACGCGGGTGATCACCATCGCACTCGATCAGGCGCGTGACGAATTGTTGTTTTCGGACGTGAAAGGCAAGAATCCATTCAAGGACAAGCGCGTGCGCATGGCCTTGTATCAGGGGATCGATATCAATGCAATCAAGACCCAGGTGATGCGTGGCCTGTCGACGCCCACTGCGTTGGGAAACCCGAATCCGAAGGGCGAGGGCATTCCGGCGTCGCTCGACAAACGCTTCCCGTTTGATCCCGAGGCCTCGAAGAAGCTGCTGGCCGAGGCTGGCTACCCGAACGGCTTCGGTTTCACCTTGCATTGCCCGAACGACCGCTATACCAATGACGAAAAAATCTGCGTGGCGCTGGCGGGCATGTGGGCGCGCATTGGCGTAAATGTAAAGGTTGAGGCAATGCCAAAGGCACAGTATTTCCAGCGCACACCGAAGAAGAAAGTCAGCGCATGCATGCAAGGCTGGGGCGACAACAACCGCGACGGCATGTTCACGTTGAAGCCCCTGTATCACAGCCTCAATGACAAAGGTGCTGGCGATACCAATTACGGAAACTTCAAGAATGCGGCGCTGGATGAACTGATCGACAAGGCCGATGTTGAGATGGATCTGGCCAAGCGGCAGACCATGATCAATCAGGCGGTGGAGCTGATTCGTGACGAAGTGCTGGTCATACCGCTGCATCGTCAGGTGATTCCATGGGTATCACGCGCGAACGTCAGCCTGGTTCATCGTTCGGACAACAAGTTCGCACCACTGTGGGTGAAGGTCCAGTAA
- a CDS encoding succinylglutamate desuccinylase/aspartoacylase family protein: MTEQSPFPSYHFKSISCSGTKPGPRLIVLGAVHGNETCGMQAITRVLDDIDAGRLNLSAGTVTFVPITNPLAYQRRERAGDRNLNRNLYPVAEPKDFEDHIANWLCPLLANHDVLLDLHSTRAQNPAFAMLGPENNSGSLQPFTHNEKERALALRLGVKRFVEGWLSTYAKGVNRRVRETCSAGQPLNPLNTDPRYGVGTTEYMRSVGGYSVTLECGQHDDPSSPEVGYRAILNTLAHLGMTASPSPPPVTEYEALRMYEVHDKNHEGDTFSRAWASFDPLHKGDLIATRHDGTQLLAEDDGCILFPDAQAVPGNEWFYLTKTIQSIQSNS, encoded by the coding sequence ATGACCGAACAATCCCCTTTTCCCAGCTATCACTTCAAGTCCATTTCCTGTTCGGGAACTAAACCCGGTCCACGTCTCATCGTGCTCGGCGCGGTACATGGCAACGAAACCTGCGGCATGCAGGCTATCACGCGTGTACTGGACGATATCGACGCCGGTCGCTTGAATTTGTCCGCGGGAACAGTCACGTTTGTGCCGATCACAAACCCGCTTGCCTACCAACGCCGCGAGCGCGCTGGCGATCGGAATCTGAATCGCAACCTGTACCCTGTGGCGGAACCGAAGGATTTTGAGGACCACATCGCCAACTGGCTTTGTCCGTTGCTGGCAAACCACGATGTGCTACTCGACCTGCATTCCACCCGGGCACAAAACCCGGCATTTGCCATGCTTGGGCCCGAAAACAACTCCGGTTCACTGCAGCCATTCACCCACAACGAAAAAGAAAGGGCCCTCGCTCTGCGGCTGGGTGTGAAGCGATTTGTCGAAGGCTGGCTTTCCACCTATGCAAAGGGCGTGAACCGGCGAGTTCGCGAGACATGCTCCGCAGGGCAGCCATTGAACCCTCTGAACACCGACCCACGCTATGGCGTCGGCACGACTGAATACATGCGCTCGGTCGGCGGATATTCGGTGACGCTCGAATGCGGTCAGCATGACGATCCCTCATCGCCGGAAGTGGGCTATCGCGCGATCTTGAATACGCTTGCGCACCTTGGCATGACTGCATCGCCATCGCCGCCGCCTGTCACGGAATACGAAGCGCTCAGGATGTACGAGGTCCATGACAAGAATCACGAGGGAGATACGTTCAGTCGCGCGTGGGCGAGTTTTGATCCCCTGCACAAAGGCGATCTGATTGCTACCCGGCACGACGGCACGCAATTGCTCGCCGAAGACGACGGCTGCATTCTGTTTCCTGATGCGCAAGCGGTCCCGGGTAACGAATGGTTCTATCTCACCAAGACGATACAGAGCATTCAATCAAACTCGTGA
- a CDS encoding putative Ig domain-containing protein, with protein MAGTPTAAGTFNFSVTASNGVNPPFTQVVALIIAPAAQTITFANPGAKAFGAAFASGATASSGLPVTLTSTTPAVCTITPANSLNITMVSVGNCTINANQAGNASFGAAPQVSQTFAITAVAPGPPTGVAGASGSTQATISFTAPANTGGAPIAVNGYAATCTGTPNVTVNGSASPITVTGLTNGNIYSCSVTATNTATLTSVPSASVAVNPTATPVAPSITSANSFNGFTVNVAGTTFPVTATGTPSIFTFSITGTLPTGVSINPTTGVISGTPTQAGTFPVTIGVANGTLPNASQAFTLTVANAAQTITFAGPAAQTFSAVPVALVATASSGLVVTFTTTTPAVCSVAGANATMLTTGTCTIVANQAGNVNFAAAPAVSRNFLINAAGQTITFGALPARGFSASPQAISPLATASSGLAVTYSSTTPAVCTVSGTTFTSVALGTCTIAANQAGNSNYTAAPQVTQSFAIGQGAQTIAFSGLQNQPLGTAPIAVSVTSIWSRGHGDLIDTCRLYDFGCKWDDCDTVDSGYLHAARDAGRECQLCRGTNCYGQF; from the coding sequence TTGGCAGGCACTCCGACGGCTGCGGGCACATTTAACTTTTCAGTTACCGCATCGAATGGCGTAAATCCGCCTTTCACGCAAGTCGTCGCGCTGATTATTGCGCCGGCAGCACAAACGATCACGTTCGCGAACCCGGGCGCGAAAGCATTTGGTGCGGCATTCGCTTCGGGTGCAACCGCGAGCTCCGGCCTTCCAGTAACACTTACATCGACCACCCCGGCCGTATGTACGATCACGCCGGCCAATAGCCTCAATATCACCATGGTGTCGGTGGGAAATTGCACAATCAATGCCAACCAAGCTGGCAACGCGAGCTTCGGTGCTGCACCACAGGTATCGCAGACCTTTGCAATTACCGCAGTTGCACCTGGCCCGCCAACAGGCGTAGCGGGTGCTTCCGGTAGCACGCAAGCAACGATTTCATTCACTGCTCCAGCCAATACCGGCGGCGCGCCGATTGCGGTCAATGGCTACGCGGCAACTTGCACAGGAACGCCGAACGTGACGGTCAATGGCTCCGCGTCACCCATTACGGTGACAGGCCTAACAAACGGGAATATCTACTCCTGCTCGGTTACCGCAACGAATACCGCAACGTTGACCAGTGTGCCATCAGCCAGCGTAGCGGTGAATCCGACGGCGACACCGGTTGCGCCTAGCATTACAAGTGCCAACAGTTTCAATGGATTCACGGTCAACGTGGCAGGTACGACCTTCCCGGTAACCGCCACGGGCACGCCGTCAATATTCACGTTCTCAATAACCGGCACGCTTCCGACCGGGGTCAGCATCAACCCCACGACAGGTGTGATCTCCGGCACGCCCACTCAGGCGGGTACATTCCCCGTCACGATCGGGGTAGCGAACGGTACGTTGCCAAATGCGTCCCAGGCCTTCACGCTGACCGTCGCCAACGCTGCGCAGACGATTACGTTCGCTGGTCCGGCTGCCCAGACATTTAGCGCGGTGCCTGTTGCTCTTGTGGCAACCGCCAGCTCTGGTTTAGTGGTTACATTCACCACCACGACCCCGGCGGTTTGCTCCGTGGCCGGAGCGAACGCGACAATGCTGACGACTGGTACTTGTACGATCGTCGCCAATCAAGCGGGCAACGTTAATTTCGCGGCAGCACCGGCGGTTTCGCGCAACTTCCTGATCAATGCAGCGGGACAGACGATTACCTTTGGTGCCCTGCCTGCACGCGGTTTCAGCGCATCGCCACAGGCGATCAGCCCGCTCGCGACCGCATCGTCGGGCTTGGCGGTTACGTACTCCAGTACAACACCGGCAGTTTGTACGGTCTCAGGTACAACCTTTACGAGTGTTGCACTGGGTACTTGCACGATTGCCGCCAATCAGGCTGGCAATTCCAACTACACTGCCGCACCACAAGTCACGCAGAGCTTTGCAATTGGTCAAGGTGCACAGACGATTGCTTTCAGCGGACTGCAGAACCAGCCACTGGGTACGGCACCAATCGCGGTTTCGGTGACTTCCATCTGGTCTCGCGGTCACGGTGACCTCATTGACACCTGCCGTTTGTACGACTTCGGGTGTAAATGGGACGACTGTGACACTGTTGATTCTGGGTACTTGCACGCTGCAAGGGACGCAGGCCGGGAATGCCAACTTTGCCGCGGCACCAACTGTTACGGGCAGTTTTAG